From a region of the Falco cherrug isolate bFalChe1 chromosome 9, bFalChe1.pri, whole genome shotgun sequence genome:
- the PRLHR gene encoding prolactin-releasing peptide receptor produces MMNSDNLTSQSFLSAIHSNASNLFSGLQFVQSFKPLIIPCYSLVVFIGVIGNYLLIYVICKTKKMHNVTNFLVGNLAFSDMLMCATCVPLTLAYAFEPRGWVYGRFMCYFVFLMQPVTVFVSVFTLTVIAVDRYYAMVYPFRRRLTIPICAYILAAIWLLSCTLAAPALVHTYHAEFPELDFSICEEFWFHMKRDRLAYAYSTLIITYVLPLAVISLSYLRISVKLKNRVVPGNVTQGQAEWDRARRRKTFRLLVLVVAAFGVCWLPLHIFNMIKDIDISLIDKQYFNFIQLLCHWFAMMSACTNAFLYAWLHDSFRGELKKMFVWRKKKIGPTTNCIMASVVL; encoded by the coding sequence ATGATGAATTCGGACAATTTAACCTCCCAAAGCTTCCTCTCTGCTATTCACAGCAATGCCAGCAATTTATTCTCTGGGCTCCAGTTTGTTCAGTCCTTCAAGCCACTCATCATCCCCTGCTACTCGCTAGTGGTTTTTATTGGTGTCATTGGGAATTACCTTCTCATTTATGTCAtctgcaagacaaaaaaaatgcacaatGTCACCAACTTTCTGGTAGGCAATCTGGCTTTCTCAGACATGCTCATGTGTGCAACCTGTGTGCCTCTGACACTCGCGTATGCCTTTGAGCCCAGAGGATGGGTGTACGGCCGTTTCATGTGctactttgttttcctgatgcAACCTGTCACTGTGTTTGTCTCTGTCTTTACACTGACTGTCATAGCTGTGGACAGGTATTATGCCATGGTGTACCCATTCCGCAGGAGGCTCACCATCCCTATTTGTGCTTATATCCTGGCTGCTATTTGGCTGCTGAGCTGTACCTTGGCTGCCCCAGCCTTGGTCCACACTTACCATGCAGAGTTCCCAGAACTGGACTTCTCCATCTGCGAGGAGTTTTGGTTCCACATGAAAAGAGATCGCTTAGCTTATGCCTACAGCACTCTCATCATCACTTATGTACTGCCTTTGGCTGTCATCTCCCTGTCCTACCTGAGAATCTCTGTCAAGCTGAAAAACCGCGTAGTGCCAGGCAACGTCACCCAGGGCCAAGCTGAGTGGGACCgagcaaggaggagaaagacttTTCGCTTGCTAGTCTTGGTGGTGGCAGCCTTTGGAGTCTGTTGGCTGCCTCTGCACATCTTCAACATGATAAAGGACATAGACATCAGCCTGATTGACAAGCAGTACTTCAACTTCATccagctgctgtgccactgGTTTGCAATGATGTCTGCTTGTACCAATGCCTTCCTCTATGCCTGGCTCCATGACAGCTTCAGGGGGgagctgaagaaaatgtttgtctggaggaagaagaaaattggaCCCACTACAAACTGCATTATGGCCAGTGTGGTGCTGTAA